In Citrus sinensis cultivar Valencia sweet orange chromosome 2, DVS_A1.0, whole genome shotgun sequence, a single genomic region encodes these proteins:
- the LOC102610332 gene encoding trihelix transcription factor GT-2 yields MEIRTGDRESEFPQQITPFPESINQPPVTESVNAPLQKLRPIRRSPADDPPSFEAAADKSLKFGSGSVAESLGPMSMWFDTEDESSSSSDSDIHVDLFTEIKEPGSQKRKRKTRVKIETFLESLVMKIMDKQEQMNKQLIDMIAKRERERVIREEAWKQQEMERMKRDEEIRAQETARSIALISFIQNFLGHEIQLPQPAMVSNVEENGSKDGRNHAENNITQNANNRKWPEACDPNRRWPEAEIQALIMLRTTLEHQFHGVGSKFSLWERISDGMRKMGYHRSAKKCKEKWENMNKYFRKSMENGKKHLERSKTCQYFHDLEMYRNGLVNPGNVTNFPNFENFSESDASNFTNQEIAAKIED; encoded by the exons ATGGAAATACGAACTGGCGACCGGGAAAGCGAGTTCCCGCAACAAATAACGCCTTTTCCGGAGTCAATAAATCAACCGCCCGTAACTGAGTCAGTGAATGCGCCGCTGCAGAAGCTGCGTCCGATCAGGAGGTCTCCGGCGGACGATCCGCCGAGTTTTGAGGCGGCTGCTGACAAGTCTTTAAAGTTCGGCTCGGGTTCAGTGGCGGAGAGTTTGGGTCCGATGTCTATGTGGTTTGATACGGAGGACGAGTCTAG TTCATCTTCAGACAGTGATATTCATGTGGATTTATTCACTGAGATCAAAGAACCTGGAAGTCAAAAGAGGAAAAGGAAGACTAGGGTGAAGATCGAGACGTTTTTGGAAAGTTTGGTGATGAAAATAATGGATAAACAAGAGCAGATGAATAAGCAGTTGATAGATATGATAGCAAAGAGGGAGAGGGAAAGAGTAATCAGAGAAGAAGCTTGGAAGCAGCAAGAGATGGAGAGGATGAAAAGGGATGAGGAGATAAGAGCCCAGGAGACAGCTCGTAGCATAGCTCTCATTTCCTTCATCCAGAATTTTTTAGGCCATGAGATTCAACTTCCTCAACCAGCAATGGTCTCAAATGTGGAAGAAAATGGAAGCAAGGATGGCAGAAATCATGCTGAAAACAACATCACGCAGAATGCAAATAACAGAAAGTGGCCAGAAGCCTGTGATCCTAATAGAAGATGGCCAGAAGCTGAAATACAAGCCCTTATAATGCTTCGAACTACTTTGGAACATCAATTTCATGGTGTGGGTTCCAAATTCTCCTTATGGGAGAGGATATCTGATGGGATGCGGAAGATGGGCTACCATCGGAGTGCAAAGAAGTGTAAGGAGAAATGGGAAAACATGAACAAATACTTCAGAAAATCCATGGAAAATGGGAAGAAGCATCTTGAAAGAAGTAAGACATGTcaatattttcatgatttgGAAATGTATAGGAATGGACTCGTTAATCCAGGGAATGTAACAAACTTCCCTAACTTCGAAAATTTTTCCGAGAGTGATGCCTCGAACTTTACAAATCAAGAGATTGCTGCCAAGATTGAGGATTAA